The window CTAAGGTGGATGTACTTTTTATTTGCAAAAAAAGAAATGTTATATCGATTCTGTTTATAAAATATATCACGTGGTATATATGGGATATATTTACATGCAAACAGAGGAGGATATAGTATGAAGATAGTAGTAATCGGATGTACTCATGCAGGTACGGCAGCAATAACCAACATGGTAAAGCTTTACCCCGGGTCGGAAATAACGGTTTATGAAAAGAACGATAATATTTCTTTTCTTTCCTGTGGTATAGCCCTATATGTAGGCGGTGTGGTAAAGGAGCCGGAGAGCTTGTTCTATTCGTCACCTGAAAAATTAAGTGATATGGGCATTACAACCCATATGCGTCATGAGGTTACGGATATAGATATGGATAAAAAAATCTTGTGGGTAAAGAATATTGAAACGGGCAGCAGTTTTACAGATAATTATGACAAACTGGTGATTTCTTCGGGTTCATGGCCCATTATTCCTAAAATTGAGGGTATTGAGCTGGAGGGGGTGCTTCCGGCAAAAAATTATAACCACTCAAAAGAAATAGTCAGTAAGGAAAAAACTGCTCAGAGTATTGTAGTGGTTGGGGCAGGATATATCGGTGTGGAACTGGCAGAAGCCTTTGCGGTGAATGGTAAAAAGGTTACATTGATAGACACTGAAAAAAGAATACTAAGCAAGTATTTTGACAAAGAGTTTACGGATATTGCTGAAGAAAAGATGAAAGCCAAAGGTATTACGCTTGCCTTGGGTGAGACTGTAACGAATTTCATGGGAAGCCGGAATAAAATTCAAAAGGTTAAAACAGATAAAGCAGAGTATGATGCTGACCTTGCCATTCTTTGCATTGGTTTTCGGCCAAGCACCGGATTATTTAAAGACAAGCTGGAGATGCTGCCTAATGGGGCCATAATTGTAGATGAGTATATGCAGACAAGCAGAAAAGATGTATTTGCAGCAGGAGACTGTTGTGCATCTATATATAATCCTCTGGGAACAAGTAAATATATTCCTCTTGCAACAAATGCTGTCAGGATGGGAACTCTCGCAGCTTTAAATCTTGAAAAGCCTACAGTAAAGTATTTGGGTACACAAGGAACGTCAGCAATAAAAATATATAACCTTAACTATGCATCAACAGGCTTGACCCAAAGCGCAGCAGAATTTGAAAAATTAGATGTAAAATACATTACAATCAGAGAGAACTACCGCCCGGAATTTATGCCGGACTATGAAGAGGTATTATTGAAAGTAGTATTTGATACCAGAAAAAGAGAGATTCTAGGAGCCCAGATTCTATCCAAGGCAGATTTAACCCAGTCTGCTAATACATTGTCTTTAGCAATTCAGAAGAAATTGACTATTGATGAACTTGCATTTACAGACTTTTTCTTCCAACCTCATTACAACAAGCCATGGAATTATCTTAATACTGCAGGGCTTCAAGCCAAGGACATTTAGACATTGTTTTGCTAAAGCTCCATTTGACTTCAATTAAAGTTGATATGAAAAAATATTTATGTTATTCTAAAATGAATTTGTTTTATTATTTTTTTAATGGAGTTAAATATGGAAAACGCAGATAAACAATATAAAAACAAGGGCTTAGTACTTGTAAACATTGTACTATTGACTTTTATGGCATGCCTTGACAGCAGCATTGTAAATGTTGCACTGCCTGTAATGGCAAATAAATTTTCCGTTGGAATGAGTTCTATTTCAGCAATAGTGTCAACGTATTTGATTGCTATTTCTGCAACTGTGCTGATTTTTGGAAGGCTGGGAGACATTAAGGGAAAAGTAAAAATATTTAAAACAGGTATTGTTGTATTTACACTAGGCTCGTTATTGTGTGCCGTTTCACCTTCCCTGAATACGCTGGTGTTATCTCGAATTGTTCAGGCTATAGGTGCAGCTGCTTTTATGGCAACAAATCAGGGTATAGTTACAAGGGCGTTCCCGGCTAACGAAAGAGGCAGGGCACTTGGTATTACAGGTTCGTTTGTTGCACTTGGCACGCTTGTTGGACCTCCTCTGGGCGGATTTATTGTTGACGTAGCAAGCTGGCAATACATATTCCTGATAAATATACCTATTGGTATTTTCGCATTCATAATGGGCTTGAGGGTGCTTCCTAAAGACGAGCAGAGCAGTGAATCAAAGTTTGACATTAAAGGTGCCATTCTTTTTCTTATAAGTATAATATCACTCTTTACCGCATTGCTGTCGGGTGAGCAGATTGGTTTCCTTAAACCTGTTATTTTGGCAAGTTTTGCAGTGGCAATTATATCATTTGCTTTATTTGTTAAAATGGAGGGAAGAGTAGACAGCCCTCTTTTGCAGCTGAATATTTTTAAGAATAAGCTTTTTTCGCTAAGTATTTTTTGCGGATTTTTGCTCTTTGTATGTATGAGCTGCTCAAACATTATATTGCCATTCTATTTTCAGGATATTATTAAAATGACACCTTGGTTAACGGGAGTATACCTTATGTCGTATCCACTGATACTTCTGGTGGTATCACCCATAAGCGGATTTCTGTCAGATAAAATTGGCTCAGAAATGCTTACCTTTGTAGGACTGGCAATTTTTAGTACAGGCTGTTTCCTGATGGCTACTATTAATCATACTTTTAGTCCTGTAAAAATTATATTGTTTATTTCCTTGATGGCTGTGGGTAACGGTATGTTCCAGTCACCTAACAACTCACTTATTATGTCAACTGTACCGAGAAGTCGTCTGGGAATTGCAGGCAGCATTAATGCGCTTGTAAGAAATCTTGGTCTGGTAGTTGGTGTATCTGTATCTACATTAGTGCTTTATGGCATGATGAGTTTCAAGCTGGGCTATAAGGTAACGAATTTTGTTAAGGGGAAAGAAACAGAATTTATTTTTGGTATGAGCTCTGCGTATATATTCATTGGAGCACTTTCCTTGGTTGCAGCAACTCTGACAGCAGTCAGATTATACAGAATCAAGAAAAATGCTAATTCCAATGACGGTTATACTGATGCTCAGGATTATCAATAATAATTTACAGCTTTAATATATCAAGCAAATCTGAAGGCTTTTTGAAAAAGAAGTCTGCATTTATATTTTCTGCGTTATTTGAGCCCCATATAGCTAATGCAAACTTTACTCCGGCATTTTTTGCACATTCTCTGTCAAATACCGTATCACCGATATACAGAGTTTCGGAAGGAACAGCCTTCAACTTGTCCATTGCAAATAGCAAAGGCGCCGGATTTGGCTTGTGTTCAGAAGTGTCATCTGATGATACTATAGTTTTAAAGTATTCAGTAAATTGCTCCAAACAGCTGTCAGCTTGTATTTCATAACGGCACCTTGAGGTTACAACACCCATTGGGATATTTAACGCTTTAAGGTTTTCCATTACTTCAGGTATGCCATCAAAGGCAGTACATTTTTTAAAGCCTTCAATCAAATAATGGTAATATTCTTTCAAAGCGGCCTCAATATCAGTAAACCCATATCTTTCAAGAGAAAGAGGCGTAGGAACGCCATAGCCCTTTAATAGTTCTTCATTGGTAAAATATCTGCCGTGTTTTTTATAAATAATACTCTGGTATGCATGGTATACGGCTGCTTCTGTATCAATCATTGTTCCGTCAATATCAAAAATTATGTACTTAAACATTATTGCCTCCTTGTTATATGCCTCGATTATACAAGGTATTATAACACCAAAGGAGACATTCTCACCAGTTATGTTTACAATTATAAAATTTTGTTAAATAGAATATAACAAAAAAACATATACCAACAGACATAATTACATCAAATACCATAAAATTATCCGGTATAATGATACTGACTATTCTCATTGAAGCAAAACCGGCAAGTCCGCATATTGCAAGGACAACCCCACTTGGCAGTGAAAATCTGATTTCGCAGGACTTGCGTATTTCAATTAAATTCAGAACCAGAGCTGTCAATGAGGTAACGGCAAGTGAGATTCCTACGCCGTAAATGTTGATTGAGGGAATACCGGTTAATATGAAGACCAACACAAGATTTTCAACGGAAACAATAATAGAGTTTTTAAGATTAACATTTTGTTTTCCAAGTCCGTTAAGTATCCCGAAAGAGGTTGAAGCCACGTAGCTTACAAAATTACATACACCGGCTACCATAACCATTTTACCTAAATCATTTCTTCCGTAAAAGAACAAGCCCAGTTTTCCGGGAATACATATTGAGACAATCAATGTTCCCAACCCTATCATACAGGAAATTCTGAGAACCTGTGAAATCCTTTTTCCTGTACTCCACATGTCTTTTTTACTAAGGCTCAGAGACATATCGGGAATCAGTACAGTCATCATGGAGCCAACAATTATAAACGGAAGGTTCACTGTTGTAAGAGCCATACCCATGAATTTGCCTATTTGCTGTAAAGCAACATCATAGCTTACTCCTGAACTCATTAATCTCCCGGGAAGAATCAGGGTTGAAGCTGTGGTCAGGATGGAGGAAATAAAACCGTTCAGGCACAGGGGACAGGATATTACGAGGACATCTGCCAGCAATTGCAAAGGGTTCTGTACCTTAACTCCGGAGGGTTTCAGCTTCCGTGATACAAGCTTAAATCCTGTTAGAAGAAACAACATGCTGATGAGTTCTCCTATTGCCAGAGCAAAATAAGCAATTGTAACGGTATTTTTTATATCGTTTAGCTGTAGCAGAGCAATTGTTGCGAGAAGTATTGAAATTCTGATACATTTTTCAATAATATCAATTCCGGCGGGAATAGTGAACTTTTCAAATCCGTAAAAAAAGCCTTTGAATATAGCGGACATGGGGACAAAAATCAATGCCGGGCATATGATTCTCACAGCACTTAAAGCCCGGATATCCTTTATGATATATTTGCTTATAAACGGTGCATTGAAAAATACCAGTACGGCTACGGCGATACTCCACAGCCCCAGAAAACATATGGCTACTTTTACGCTTCTGTGAAGATTTCTGTAATCCTTCTTACTGTTAAATACTGCACAGGTTTTTGAAATTGCGGTTATGAGCCCATCTGTAGTAAGACAAAGCAGCAGGGAATAGACCGGCATAATAAGCCCATATAGCCCAAGTCCTTCAGCTCCGAGTTTTTTTGAAAGAACTATTGAAAATGTAAAACCGATAAAGCCTGTTACCAAATTTGAAAGAGTAAGTATTGCTGAGTTTTTATAAAATTTATCAAGTCCCATTAAAATAAACCTCGTATTTGCTGTGTTAATTAAAGGTTATTCAAATGGCGACATCATTATTCCATCATAAGCAGGCATAAAAAAGAGGCTTCACACTTCAAAACCTCATTTTTTAGTAAGAAAATATATAAAAACAAATTGAGCAACGATTATTAGTGGAATGATTGTCATGAAGTACCAACGGCGTGTTTTATGCTTGAAAGTAAGTAATCCTATATATACGCCAATGCTTCCTCCTAATATGGAGAGAAGAAAAAATGACCTTTCAGGTATTCTCCATAACCTGTTTTTTGCTTTATATTTATCAAGTGAAACTAATCCAAAACCGATTATATTTAAAATAATTACTATTGCAATAAAGTATTTATGCATATAAGCACCTCGTAATTTTTTAACTGCACTAAGAGAGTATTATATTTTATATCATACATTATTATACAATTAAAGTGTAGATTTTGTTCTATAAAATCTTAAAAATAAGTCAACCTTCCTACTCTATATCTAAGGTTAATAAGCTAAGCGGATAGAAATGCTCTCATATATAAGATATAATAAATGGAAGCAAATGTATATTTTTTCTATGAGATTTGAAAAAAGTGGCTAGTTTATATATAATAAAGAAAAACTTATTGACTGGAGCATGAGCTTATGGACTTTAGTTCGCTTTCGGTAGTATTTAGAATAGTATTGGTTGTATTAATTTTTATTATAATTTTATATGCATTAAAAATAATGTCCAAAGATTTAAAAAGGGGCAAACCCGGGAAAAACCTTGGATGGAAGCTGAGAATAGAGTATTCCGGTGATAAAAGCAGTTTAGAAGACGGAGATATTGTCCCAATCGGCAGTAAGCTTACCATCGGGAGAAACAAAAACAATCAGATGGTTTTGCCATCCAGAGCTGTTTCTAACTTCCATGTAAAAATTTATTTTGAGGACGGCAGGTACATGCTTGAGGATATGGACTCCACAAACGGTACTTTTGTAAACGGTAACAGGGTTGATAAGAAAAGTTTGCAGCCGGGTGACGAAATCAGAATTTCGGAGACGGTTTTTACCGTAACTGATGATGATTAAAACATTCTGTTATATTAGGAGAGCCAAATGACTAAAAAGTTAAGGATGTTTCAATTTTTAATATATGTGTTTCTATTTTTCGGATTTCTGAACCTTGGTGTGTTAAAGAAGCCCTTTGACCCAAAGGCAGGAATATTTTTCGGTATATTGGTTGTAATTATCGCATTGACTACATGGATTCTTAAAAGATTTTATCCCATGGGAGACAGAATAATATTCCTTTTGGCAATGTTGCTATGTTCAATAGGAATAATTATGCTTTACAGGCTCAATATCAAGCTTGCTACAAAGCAGCTGGCATGGCTGTTATTAGGGATTTTAGCTTTTCTTTTTGTAGTACTTTTCCTTAAAAGAGGACTTGCTCAATTTTCCCGGTTGAAATACGTGTTTCTGGCAGGAACCATTATGTTCATGTCTATGGCAACCTTTATAGGCTATGAAATACTGGGTGCCAAAAACTGGGTAAAGCTTGGGCCTGTGAGCTTTCAGCCTTCTGAATTCGGTAAAATATTTTTGATACTATACCTTGCAAGTGCTCTTTCAGATATGAATACCAGAAAAAAACTTATAGAACCCGGCATAGTTATTTCAATATCACTGGGCTTCATGGTAATTCAGAGAGACTTGGGAACCGCACTTATTATATTTGCAGTATCTGTCACAATGGTGTATCTTGCAACCTCTAAGAAACTGTATGTATTAGTTTCGCTGGGACTGTTTGCGGCAGGTGGTGCAGCAAGTTATGCAATGTTTGACCATATAAAAAGAAGGATAATGATATGGCATAATCCTTGGCCATATGTCTATAACGAGAGCTACCAACTTGTGCAGTCCATGTACGCTATTGCTACGGGAGGACTGTTGGGAAGGGGCTTGGGAATGGGACATCCGGGGTATGTTGCAGTTAATGAATCGGACTTTATTTTCTCGGTAATATGCGAAGAAATGGGTCTGTTAATGGGTTTTGCCATATTGATTCTGCATTTCCTGCTTTTTTATCGCTCCATAAGAAGCGCAATACATGCAGAAAATAATTTTTCAAAGCTTCTTACCGCAGGACTCAGTGTAATGATTGCAACCCAAACGTTGGTTATTGTTGGGGGAGTAACTGGGTTTATACCTTTGACGGGAATAACACTTCCTTTTGTCAGCAGCGGTGGAACTTCCTTATTAATCAGTTTTCTTTCCCTGAGTATCATTCAAAAGGTTTCGGAAGGTGAAGACTGAATGGCAATGGAGGCTTAATTAACATATGGATAATTTAACTAATAATATAAAGAGAATAATGATAATTTTTCTGGTTGTATTTTTTGTCCTCATAAGTTATCTGGCTTACTTTACTCTTGTAAAAGGCCCTGAAATAGTAACAAGGCCTGATAACAGAAGAATGTGGGATATAAGAAACAAGGTTGTACGCGGAACCATATATGACAGAACCGGAAAGGAACTTTCCTTAAGTGAGAAGAAGTCCGGCAGCGGGGACTATAAAAGGGTGTATAAGGGCGGTGCAGCCACAGCTCATTCCTTGGGGTATTATGACCCTAAGTACGGGATAACAGGCTTGGAAAACCTGTATGACAGCTATTTGTCCAGTAATATATCAGCATCTCTGATGGCGTGGATTGGAAACGGCTTCAAAGAGGTTAATAAAAAAGGCGATGACGTATACAGTACTCTTGACTACCAGCTTCAAAAAACAGCCTATGATGCCCTTGGTTCATCAAAAGGCTCTGTAGTTGTACTCAAGGTTGATACAGGAGAAATACTTGCCATGGTGTCTAAACCTTCATACGACCCCAACAGTCTTAACAAGAATTGGGAAGCACTTGTGAAAAGTAAAGACGTTCCATTACTAAACAGGTCAGTTTCAGGGCTTTACCCACCGGGTTCAACCTTTAAGGTGGTAACGGCAGTAAGTGCTTTAGAGAATATAAAAGGTATAAAAAATGAGACCTTTAGCGACAAGGGAAAACTGAATTTGGGGGGAGGATATACTCTCAGCAATGACCATGGTGAAGTTCTGGGTAAAATAAATCTTGAAAAGGCTTTAGTAAAATCAAGTAATGTCTTTTTCGGAAGCTTGGGTATAAGGCTGGAAAATGATTTATTTAAGACGGCACAGGAGTTTCGATTCAATAAAGAGATACCTTCTGATGGTATTATAATTGATAAAAGCAGATTTCCAAAGTATAAGACTTATGAAAAGGGTAATATGGCCCAAAGTGGAATAGGGCAGGCGGAAGTACTGGCTACACCAATACAAATGGCTCTTATTTCTCAAACAATTGCCAATGACGGAGTTATGATGAAGCCTACCTTAGTTAACAAAATTACCGATTATAACGGCAATGCAATACAGAGCCTTAAAGCGTCAGAGGTAGAACGTGTTACATCAGCGGAATATGCAGGTGAGATAAGAAAGTATATGAGAGAGGTTGTGTCAAAGGGAACAGGCACAAGAGCACAGGTCAGCGGAATTGAGGTTTGCGGAAAAACCGGAACCGCTCAGCACATAGAAAGTAAAACTCCTCACAGTTGGTTTATCGGTTTTGCACCCTATAAAAATCCCCAGATTGCTATAGCAGTAATAGTTGAAGAAGGGGGTTACGGAGGAGTTGCTGCGGCCGGAATTTCACAGAAGGTTATGAACAGGTATTTCCATAAATAGGGTGCCTTTTATACATTTTCATTAAGCAAAACCATGTGTATATGGTCTTCCCATTTACCGTTTATTTTTAGGTAGCTATTTGAAACACCTTCATAATTAAAGCCAAGATTTGAGACTACTTTTAATGAACGAAGATTTCTGGGCATGATATTGGCTTCAATCCTGTGGAGACCATATTCACTAAATATTATATCAATTCCCTTTTTTAGGGCTTCAGTTATGTAGCCTTTATTTATTTCATCCTTATCCAGACCATAGCCAAGGAAACAGGATAGAAAAGCTCCTTTTATAATATTACTGAAGCCTATGTTGCCTATAGTCCTGCTAGGGTCGTCTATTTTATATATCCATAGCCTAAGGGACTTATTCTGATTTATTTGCTCATATTCGTTTTTCAGGTTTTCTTCATGATGTGAAATAGTATAAAATTCTTCCTCTCTTTTTGGTTCCCACTCCAGTAAAAAATCCCTGTTACGGAGGTAATAATCTAAAACCTGATTGGCGTATGTTTCATCAAGTACTTTTAGTATAAGTCTGTCAGTGAAGTATATAGTTTGCATTGTATAAAAATCTCCTTGATTAAATAAAAAACAGTATAAGAGGCAGGCTTAATCAAAAGTCTGCCTCTTGTTGATAAAATTTGCACAATTGTTTAAATACTAACATCAAATTTACTGCCCAAACCCGGATTTACGCTAAGCTCCATCATTTTAGTTAAATTGGCACCTGTCTGGCTCATACTATCCATTGCCAGCTTAGTAACGGCAATATTAACATTTTGGGCCAATGAAGCCTGGGACATTGATATTGAAACAGCTGCAACATCCATTTCAAAACACTCCTCTCGTAAACAGTCTTGCATAGTTTATCCATATAATTATATTTTACATCTTTAATGTTAAAAGTTCAAATTTTCTGTGTTTGTATAGAAGAACGGTATCCTTGACTGCCTTAATAACAAAAAGTATAATAATTTCCATGAAGGGTGGCTTATATACCCGGCTATTATAAAAAACAAAAGGTAAGGAAGACATGAATATATTCAGCGACAGAGATTATTTCCTTTTTGATGGTGCCATGGGTACCTATTATTCAGCAAAGAATAAAATCAATACTCCCTGTGAATTTGCCAATATCAGTGAAAGAGAAAATATTTTAAATATTCATTTGGAGTACATAGAAGCCGGTGCAAATGCAATTAAAACAAATACCTTTGGCGCAAACCGTTATTCACTGGGTTGTCAACAGTCAGAGGTTGACAGAATTATAAAATCGGGATATGACATTGCCGTACAAGCTTGCTTGGGACAAGATGTGGCGGTCTTTGCAGATATTGGCCCTATACCCGACGGAAAAGGAGCCAATGTAGAAGAAGAATATAAAAAAATCGTTGATGTTTTTCTTGAATGCGGTGCAAAAAACTTTCTGTTTGAAACCTTTGCGGGTACTGATATATTGACGGGGATTGCCGCCTATATAAGGTTACGTTTGCCTGAGACGGTGATTATTACTTCTTTCGCAGTTTATCCTGACGGCTATTCAAAAGAAGGTTTTTTTTATATTGATATAATGGAAAAAATGTATGCCAGCGGTCTTGTTGATGCGGTTGGTTTTAACTGTATCAGTGGCCCTGCCCATATGTACCGTTTGATTAAAAAAGCAGATATCAGAGGCAAAAACATTATTATAATGCCTAATTCGGGATATCCGGGCTCAGAGAGAGGCAGAACCGTTTATTATGACAATTCTGAGTACTATGCTGAAAAGCTTGTGGAAATAAAGAATCTGGGAGTTAAAATTCTGGGTGGCTGTTGCGGAACAACACCACGGCATATAGCAGCGGCTGCTAAGTTATTAACCAGCCCGCAATCTACTGAAGCCAATACAGCTATAAGTACTCATATAGAGACTTGTGAGCTTGCAAATGAGAGTATTATCGACAAACTGATTAAGAATAAAAAGCCTATACTTGTAGAAATAGACCCTCCCTTTGATACTAATTGGGAGTACATGCTGAGGGATGCGCTTATTCTTAAACAAGCAGGGGCAGATATAATTACTATTGCTGATTCACCTCTGGCAAAAGCAAGGGCTGAGAGTACCATTATGGCTGCAAAAATACAGAGAGAAGTTGCCATACCCGTTATGCCTCATATAACCTGCAGGGATAAAAATCTTCTGGGAATAAAGGCGTCCCTTTTGGGGGTGCATATAGAAGGAATACGAAACGTGCTTGTTATTACAGGTGACCCTATTGCCGATATTGAACGAAGCAGGATAAAAGGAGTTTTCAGTTTTAATTCTTCCAATCTTGCAAACTATATTAAAAGCTTAAATAGCAATGTTTTTTGCGGACAGGACATTAAAATAGCCGGAGCGTTAAATGTAAATGCAGTAAATTTTGGTGCTGAGTTAAAAAAGGCTTTCACTAAAATCGAAAACGGCATCAGTTGTTTCCTCACTCAGGCAATTTACACAAAAAGTGCCGTTGAAAATTTACTAAAAGCGGTTGAAACCCTGAATATACCTATATTTGCCGGATTTATGCCAATTGTGAGCTACAAAAATGCTCAATTTATAAATAATGAGGTTCCCGGAATAGATATAGATGCAGAAATCATAGAAAAATTCCGGGACAAAAGCCGTGAAGAATCAGAAAAGTTAGGAATGGAGATTACGATGGATATTGTTGAGAAAATTTATCCTCATGTTTCCGGCTTTTATCTTATGACTCCACTTAAAAGAACAGGTGTAATATGTGAATTGATTAAAAAGATTAAGGAGTTATAAATGATTATAGTTGGAGAGAAGTTAAACAGTTTCACACCCAAAATCTTTG of the Ruminiclostridium papyrosolvens DSM 2782 genome contains:
- a CDS encoding FAD-dependent oxidoreductase — its product is MKIVVIGCTHAGTAAITNMVKLYPGSEITVYEKNDNISFLSCGIALYVGGVVKEPESLFYSSPEKLSDMGITTHMRHEVTDIDMDKKILWVKNIETGSSFTDNYDKLVISSGSWPIIPKIEGIELEGVLPAKNYNHSKEIVSKEKTAQSIVVVGAGYIGVELAEAFAVNGKKVTLIDTEKRILSKYFDKEFTDIAEEKMKAKGITLALGETVTNFMGSRNKIQKVKTDKAEYDADLAILCIGFRPSTGLFKDKLEMLPNGAIIVDEYMQTSRKDVFAAGDCCASIYNPLGTSKYIPLATNAVRMGTLAALNLEKPTVKYLGTQGTSAIKIYNLNYASTGLTQSAAEFEKLDVKYITIRENYRPEFMPDYEEVLLKVVFDTRKREILGAQILSKADLTQSANTLSLAIQKKLTIDELAFTDFFFQPHYNKPWNYLNTAGLQAKDI
- a CDS encoding MFS transporter, yielding MENADKQYKNKGLVLVNIVLLTFMACLDSSIVNVALPVMANKFSVGMSSISAIVSTYLIAISATVLIFGRLGDIKGKVKIFKTGIVVFTLGSLLCAVSPSLNTLVLSRIVQAIGAAAFMATNQGIVTRAFPANERGRALGITGSFVALGTLVGPPLGGFIVDVASWQYIFLINIPIGIFAFIMGLRVLPKDEQSSESKFDIKGAILFLISIISLFTALLSGEQIGFLKPVILASFAVAIISFALFVKMEGRVDSPLLQLNIFKNKLFSLSIFCGFLLFVCMSCSNIILPFYFQDIIKMTPWLTGVYLMSYPLILLVVSPISGFLSDKIGSEMLTFVGLAIFSTGCFLMATINHTFSPVKIILFISLMAVGNGMFQSPNNSLIMSTVPRSRLGIAGSINALVRNLGLVVGVSVSTLVLYGMMSFKLGYKVTNFVKGKETEFIFGMSSAYIFIGALSLVAATLTAVRLYRIKKNANSNDGYTDAQDYQ
- a CDS encoding HAD family hydrolase → MFKYIIFDIDGTMIDTEAAVYHAYQSIIYKKHGRYFTNEELLKGYGVPTPLSLERYGFTDIEAALKEYYHYLIEGFKKCTAFDGIPEVMENLKALNIPMGVVTSRCRYEIQADSCLEQFTEYFKTIVSSDDTSEHKPNPAPLLFAMDKLKAVPSETLYIGDTVFDRECAKNAGVKFALAIWGSNNAENINADFFFKKPSDLLDILKL
- the spoVB gene encoding stage V sporulation protein B yields the protein MGLDKFYKNSAILTLSNLVTGFIGFTFSIVLSKKLGAEGLGLYGLIMPVYSLLLCLTTDGLITAISKTCAVFNSKKDYRNLHRSVKVAICFLGLWSIAVAVLVFFNAPFISKYIIKDIRALSAVRIICPALIFVPMSAIFKGFFYGFEKFTIPAGIDIIEKCIRISILLATIALLQLNDIKNTVTIAYFALAIGELISMLFLLTGFKLVSRKLKPSGVKVQNPLQLLADVLVISCPLCLNGFISSILTTASTLILPGRLMSSGVSYDVALQQIGKFMGMALTTVNLPFIIVGSMMTVLIPDMSLSLSKKDMWSTGKRISQVLRISCMIGLGTLIVSICIPGKLGLFFYGRNDLGKMVMVAGVCNFVSYVASTSFGILNGLGKQNVNLKNSIIVSVENLVLVFILTGIPSINIYGVGISLAVTSLTALVLNLIEIRKSCEIRFSLPSGVVLAICGLAGFASMRIVSIIIPDNFMVFDVIMSVGICFFVIFYLTKFYNCKHNW
- a CDS encoding DUF1294 domain-containing protein, which encodes MHKYFIAIVIILNIIGFGLVSLDKYKAKNRLWRIPERSFFLLSILGGSIGVYIGLLTFKHKTRRWYFMTIIPLIIVAQFVFIYFLTKK
- a CDS encoding FHA domain-containing protein yields the protein MDFSSLSVVFRIVLVVLIFIIILYALKIMSKDLKRGKPGKNLGWKLRIEYSGDKSSLEDGDIVPIGSKLTIGRNKNNQMVLPSRAVSNFHVKIYFEDGRYMLEDMDSTNGTFVNGNRVDKKSLQPGDEIRISETVFTVTDDD
- a CDS encoding FtsW/RodA/SpoVE family cell cycle protein; this translates as MTKKLRMFQFLIYVFLFFGFLNLGVLKKPFDPKAGIFFGILVVIIALTTWILKRFYPMGDRIIFLLAMLLCSIGIIMLYRLNIKLATKQLAWLLLGILAFLFVVLFLKRGLAQFSRLKYVFLAGTIMFMSMATFIGYEILGAKNWVKLGPVSFQPSEFGKIFLILYLASALSDMNTRKKLIEPGIVISISLGFMVIQRDLGTALIIFAVSVTMVYLATSKKLYVLVSLGLFAAGGAASYAMFDHIKRRIMIWHNPWPYVYNESYQLVQSMYAIATGGLLGRGLGMGHPGYVAVNESDFIFSVICEEMGLLMGFAILILHFLLFYRSIRSAIHAENNFSKLLTAGLSVMIATQTLVIVGGVTGFIPLTGITLPFVSSGGTSLLISFLSLSIIQKVSEGED
- a CDS encoding peptidoglycan D,D-transpeptidase FtsI family protein; this translates as MDNLTNNIKRIMIIFLVVFFVLISYLAYFTLVKGPEIVTRPDNRRMWDIRNKVVRGTIYDRTGKELSLSEKKSGSGDYKRVYKGGAATAHSLGYYDPKYGITGLENLYDSYLSSNISASLMAWIGNGFKEVNKKGDDVYSTLDYQLQKTAYDALGSSKGSVVVLKVDTGEILAMVSKPSYDPNSLNKNWEALVKSKDVPLLNRSVSGLYPPGSTFKVVTAVSALENIKGIKNETFSDKGKLNLGGGYTLSNDHGEVLGKINLEKALVKSSNVFFGSLGIRLENDLFKTAQEFRFNKEIPSDGIIIDKSRFPKYKTYEKGNMAQSGIGQAEVLATPIQMALISQTIANDGVMMKPTLVNKITDYNGNAIQSLKASEVERVTSAEYAGEIRKYMREVVSKGTGTRAQVSGIEVCGKTGTAQHIESKTPHSWFIGFAPYKNPQIAIAVIVEEGGYGGVAAAGISQKVMNRYFHK
- a CDS encoding GNAT family N-acetyltransferase, with protein sequence MQTIYFTDRLILKVLDETYANQVLDYYLRNRDFLLEWEPKREEEFYTISHHEENLKNEYEQINQNKSLRLWIYKIDDPSRTIGNIGFSNIIKGAFLSCFLGYGLDKDEINKGYITEALKKGIDIIFSEYGLHRIEANIMPRNLRSLKVVSNLGFNYEGVSNSYLKINGKWEDHIHMVLLNENV
- a CDS encoding YjfB family protein; protein product: MDVAAVSISMSQASLAQNVNIAVTKLAMDSMSQTGANLTKMMELSVNPGLGSKFDVSI